In Prunus dulcis chromosome 1, ALMONDv2, whole genome shotgun sequence, the following are encoded in one genomic region:
- the LOC117615609 gene encoding CRC domain-containing protein TSO1 isoform X2, whose amino-acid sequence MDTPERNQIGTPKAKFEDSPVFNYINSLSPIKPVKSVHITQTFSSLSFASLPSVFTSPHVSAHKESRFLRRHNISDPSKPESSLESGNKVSANEDAAQLYINSEELREDCVQGVSTGEDSVEPPSEHSKFVIELPRNLKYDCGSPDCHPTTRCGTEAHCELEVADLSAPLVPYVQKTSEEGSSSDEAHLQIICQTVQRKEGTGCDWESLISDAADLLIFDSPNGTEAFKGLMQNSLDPVTRFCTSLAPQLTQNDVNDEQNVQVLDMVGSGGQLETEDPASQYGEASKLERTEQMEGHLNNCMISSQSEKEDNKVETPLQFNCKPAVLNLQRGLRRRCLDFEMAGARRKSLDNVSNSSSNTLSQSDEKIATNDKQLVPMKPGGESSRCILPGIGLHLNALAKTSKDYKIIKCESLVYGRQLSLPNSTADIHSPTGGQGPGHESFSSASSERDMDGTENGVQLAHDASQEPAFLANEEFNQNSPKKKRRRFEHAGETESCKRCNCKKSKCLKLYCECFAAGVYCIEPCSCQECFNKPIHEDTVLATRKQIESRNPLAFAPKVIRSSDSVPELGEESSKTPASARHKRGCNCKKSSCLKKYCECYQGGVGCSISCRCEGCKNAFGRKDGSFIGTEAELDEEEAEACEKSVAEKHQQKIEIQKNEEQRLDSALPTTPLRLSRQMVSLPFSSKNKPPRSSVFSIGGSSSGLYTSQKLGQPNILRPESKFERHSQSVPEDEMPEILQGDGSPSTGVKTASPNSKRVCPPNTDFGPSPGRRTGRKLILQSIPSFPSLTPQH is encoded by the exons ATGGACACCCCAGAGAGGAACCAGATCGGCACTCCCAAAGCCAAATTTGAG GATTCTCCTGTCTTTAACTACATCAATAGTCTTTCTCCTATCAAGCCAGTTAAGTCAGTACACATTACTCAGACGTTCAGCTCCCTCAGTTTTGCATCCCTTCCATCTGTTTTCACTTCGCCCCATGTCAGTGCTCACAAGGAATCCAGATTCCTCAGGAG gcATAACATTTCAGATCCGTCAAAACCCGAGTCCTCTCTAGAAAGTGGAAATAAAGTCTCTGCAAATGAAGATGCAGCTCAATTGTATATTAACTCAGAAGAGCTACGCGAAGATTGTGTTCAAGGGGTTTCTACAGGAGAAGATTCTGTAGAGCCACCTAGTGAACACTCAAAGTTTGTAATTGAGCTACCACGGAATTTGAAATATGACTGTGGTAGCCCTGACTGTCACCCAACAACTCGTTGTGGTACTGAGGCACATTGTGAGTTGGAAGTGGCTGACTTGTCCGCTCCACTTGTTCCATATGTTCAAAAGACCTCTGAAGAAGGTTCATCCAGTGATGAAGCACATCTGCAGATTATATGCCAGACTgtgcaaagaaaagaagggacAGGCTGTGATTGGGAGAGTTTGATTTCTGATGCTGCTGACCTGTTAATTTTTGATTCCCCCAATGGCACAGAGGCTTTCAAGGGGCTAATGCAGAATTCTCTGGACCCTGTAACAAGATTTTGTACTTCTCTTGCTCCGCAGCTCACGCAAAATGACGTTAATGATGAGCAAAACGTGCAAGTCCTTGATATGGTTGGTTCTGGCGGACAACTTGAAACTGAAGATCCTGCCTCTCAATATGGAGAAGCTAGTAAGCTGGAAAGAACAGAACAGATGGAGGGCCATTTAAATAATTGTATGATTAGCAGTCAAAgtgagaaagaagataataAAGTGGAAACACCCTTGCAGTTCAATTGTAAG CCTGCTGTTTTAAATTTGCAACGTGGCTTGCGAAGGCGCTGTCTAGATTTTGAGATGGCGGGAGCTCGCAGGAAGAGTTTAGATAATGTTTCAAACAGTAGTTCTAATACGCTATCTCAATCTGATGAAAAAATCGCCACAAATGATAAGCAACTAGTTCCTATGAAACCCGGTGGTGAATCCTCACGGTGCATCTTACCTGGAATTGGTTTGCACTTAAACGCTCTTGCAAAAACCTCAAAAGACTACAAAATCATTAAGTGTGAAAGTCTGGTTTATGGTAGGCAACTAAGTTTGCCCAACTCTACTGCCGACATTCATTCCCCCACCGGTGGTCAAGGACCTGGTCATGAATCTTTCTCTTCAGCTTCTTCAGAAAGAGACATGGATGGCACTGAAAATGGGGTTCAGCTGGCGCACGATGCTTCCCAAGAACCTGCATTTTTAGCTAATGAAGAGTTCAACCAGAATAGCCCCAAAAAGAAGAG GCGCAGGTTTGAACATGCTGGAGAAACTGAGTCTTGCAAACGTTGTAACTGTAAAAAATCGAAGTGTTTGAAACT TTACTGCGAATGCTTTGCTGCTGGTGTCTACTGCATAGAACCATGTTCATGTCAAGAATGCTTCAACAAGCCTATCCATGAAGATACTGTTCTTGCAACTCGTAAACAGATTGAGTCTCGCAACCCACTTGCATTTGCTCCGAAAGTGATTAGGAGCTCTGATTCTGTTCCTGAACTTGGG GAGGAATCCAGCAAGACCCCAGCTTCTGCACGACATAAAAGAGGATGCAACTGCAAGAAATCAAGCTGCCTGAAAAAATACTGTGAATGCTATCAG GGCGGTGTTGGATGCTCTATTAGCTGCAGATGTGAAGGCTGTAAAAACGCATTTGGTAGAAAGGATG GATCTTTTATAGGAACAGAAGCTGAGCTAGATGAGGAAGAAGCAGAAGCATGCGAAAAGAGTGTGGCTGAGAAACATCaacagaaaattgaaattcagaaaaatgaagagcAGCGCCTGGATTCTGCTCTTCCCACAACGCCTTTACGGCTTTCCAG ACAAATGGTTTCACTGCCATTTTCATCAAAGAACAAACCGCCGCGATCTTCTGTTTTTAGCATTGGAGGATCCTCTTCTGGATTGTATACAAGCCAGAAACTTGGACAACCAAATATTCTGCGACCCGAATCCAAGTTTGAGAGACATAGCCAATCTGTTCCTGAGGATGAAATGCCGGAGATTCTTCAAGGAGATGGATCTCCTAGCACCGGCGTCAAGACTGCTTCTCCCAATAGTAAGAGGGTGTGCCCTCCTAATACTGACTTTGGGCCATCACCCGGTCGAAGGACTGGTAGGAAATTAATTTTACAATCCATCCCTTCGTTTCCGTCTCTCACTCCCCAGCATTGA
- the LOC117615609 gene encoding CRC domain-containing protein TSO1 isoform X1: MDTPERNQIGTPKAKFEDSPVFNYINSLSPIKPVKSVHITQTFSSLSFASLPSVFTSPHVSAHKESRFLRRHNISDPSKPESSLESGNKVSANEDAAQLYINSEELREDCVQGVSTGEDSVEPPSEHSKFVIELPRNLKYDCGSPDCHPTTRCGTEAHCELEVADLSAPLVPYVQKTSEEGSSSDEAHLQIICQTVQRKEGTGCDWESLISDAADLLIFDSPNGTEAFKGLMQNSLDPVTRFCTSLAPQLTQNDVNDEQNVQVLDMVGSGGQLETEDPASQYGEASKLERTEQMEGHLNNCMISSQSEKEDNKVETPLQFNCKPAVLNLQRGLRRRCLDFEMAGARRKSLDNVSNSSSNTLSQSDEKIATNDKQLVPMKPGGESSRCILPGIGLHLNALAKTSKDYKIIKCESLVYGRQLSLPNSTADIHSPTGGQGPGHESFSSASSERDMDGTENGVQLAHDASQEPAFLANEEFNQNSPKKKRRRFEHAGETESCKRCNCKKSKCLKLYCECFAAGVYCIEPCSCQECFNKPIHEDTVLATRKQIESRNPLAFAPKVIRSSDSVPELGQEESSKTPASARHKRGCNCKKSSCLKKYCECYQGGVGCSISCRCEGCKNAFGRKDGSFIGTEAELDEEEAEACEKSVAEKHQQKIEIQKNEEQRLDSALPTTPLRLSRQMVSLPFSSKNKPPRSSVFSIGGSSSGLYTSQKLGQPNILRPESKFERHSQSVPEDEMPEILQGDGSPSTGVKTASPNSKRVCPPNTDFGPSPGRRTGRKLILQSIPSFPSLTPQH; encoded by the exons ATGGACACCCCAGAGAGGAACCAGATCGGCACTCCCAAAGCCAAATTTGAG GATTCTCCTGTCTTTAACTACATCAATAGTCTTTCTCCTATCAAGCCAGTTAAGTCAGTACACATTACTCAGACGTTCAGCTCCCTCAGTTTTGCATCCCTTCCATCTGTTTTCACTTCGCCCCATGTCAGTGCTCACAAGGAATCCAGATTCCTCAGGAG gcATAACATTTCAGATCCGTCAAAACCCGAGTCCTCTCTAGAAAGTGGAAATAAAGTCTCTGCAAATGAAGATGCAGCTCAATTGTATATTAACTCAGAAGAGCTACGCGAAGATTGTGTTCAAGGGGTTTCTACAGGAGAAGATTCTGTAGAGCCACCTAGTGAACACTCAAAGTTTGTAATTGAGCTACCACGGAATTTGAAATATGACTGTGGTAGCCCTGACTGTCACCCAACAACTCGTTGTGGTACTGAGGCACATTGTGAGTTGGAAGTGGCTGACTTGTCCGCTCCACTTGTTCCATATGTTCAAAAGACCTCTGAAGAAGGTTCATCCAGTGATGAAGCACATCTGCAGATTATATGCCAGACTgtgcaaagaaaagaagggacAGGCTGTGATTGGGAGAGTTTGATTTCTGATGCTGCTGACCTGTTAATTTTTGATTCCCCCAATGGCACAGAGGCTTTCAAGGGGCTAATGCAGAATTCTCTGGACCCTGTAACAAGATTTTGTACTTCTCTTGCTCCGCAGCTCACGCAAAATGACGTTAATGATGAGCAAAACGTGCAAGTCCTTGATATGGTTGGTTCTGGCGGACAACTTGAAACTGAAGATCCTGCCTCTCAATATGGAGAAGCTAGTAAGCTGGAAAGAACAGAACAGATGGAGGGCCATTTAAATAATTGTATGATTAGCAGTCAAAgtgagaaagaagataataAAGTGGAAACACCCTTGCAGTTCAATTGTAAG CCTGCTGTTTTAAATTTGCAACGTGGCTTGCGAAGGCGCTGTCTAGATTTTGAGATGGCGGGAGCTCGCAGGAAGAGTTTAGATAATGTTTCAAACAGTAGTTCTAATACGCTATCTCAATCTGATGAAAAAATCGCCACAAATGATAAGCAACTAGTTCCTATGAAACCCGGTGGTGAATCCTCACGGTGCATCTTACCTGGAATTGGTTTGCACTTAAACGCTCTTGCAAAAACCTCAAAAGACTACAAAATCATTAAGTGTGAAAGTCTGGTTTATGGTAGGCAACTAAGTTTGCCCAACTCTACTGCCGACATTCATTCCCCCACCGGTGGTCAAGGACCTGGTCATGAATCTTTCTCTTCAGCTTCTTCAGAAAGAGACATGGATGGCACTGAAAATGGGGTTCAGCTGGCGCACGATGCTTCCCAAGAACCTGCATTTTTAGCTAATGAAGAGTTCAACCAGAATAGCCCCAAAAAGAAGAG GCGCAGGTTTGAACATGCTGGAGAAACTGAGTCTTGCAAACGTTGTAACTGTAAAAAATCGAAGTGTTTGAAACT TTACTGCGAATGCTTTGCTGCTGGTGTCTACTGCATAGAACCATGTTCATGTCAAGAATGCTTCAACAAGCCTATCCATGAAGATACTGTTCTTGCAACTCGTAAACAGATTGAGTCTCGCAACCCACTTGCATTTGCTCCGAAAGTGATTAGGAGCTCTGATTCTGTTCCTGAACTTGGG CAGGAGGAATCCAGCAAGACCCCAGCTTCTGCACGACATAAAAGAGGATGCAACTGCAAGAAATCAAGCTGCCTGAAAAAATACTGTGAATGCTATCAG GGCGGTGTTGGATGCTCTATTAGCTGCAGATGTGAAGGCTGTAAAAACGCATTTGGTAGAAAGGATG GATCTTTTATAGGAACAGAAGCTGAGCTAGATGAGGAAGAAGCAGAAGCATGCGAAAAGAGTGTGGCTGAGAAACATCaacagaaaattgaaattcagaaaaatgaagagcAGCGCCTGGATTCTGCTCTTCCCACAACGCCTTTACGGCTTTCCAG ACAAATGGTTTCACTGCCATTTTCATCAAAGAACAAACCGCCGCGATCTTCTGTTTTTAGCATTGGAGGATCCTCTTCTGGATTGTATACAAGCCAGAAACTTGGACAACCAAATATTCTGCGACCCGAATCCAAGTTTGAGAGACATAGCCAATCTGTTCCTGAGGATGAAATGCCGGAGATTCTTCAAGGAGATGGATCTCCTAGCACCGGCGTCAAGACTGCTTCTCCCAATAGTAAGAGGGTGTGCCCTCCTAATACTGACTTTGGGCCATCACCCGGTCGAAGGACTGGTAGGAAATTAATTTTACAATCCATCCCTTCGTTTCCGTCTCTCACTCCCCAGCATTGA